In Phoenix dactylifera cultivar Barhee BC4 chromosome 11, palm_55x_up_171113_PBpolish2nd_filt_p, whole genome shotgun sequence, the following are encoded in one genomic region:
- the LOC103714643 gene encoding TIR-only protein-like, whose protein sequence is MAAVSRALVRRLTARIVRSGQGRKQAPAVQIAGATGHCDVFINHRGADTKRTMAGLLYDRLAQHNLRPFLDNRTMEPGDKLYDSINSAILNCEVGIAIFSPRYSESFFCLHELAMLVEAGKKIIPIFCDIEPSDLLAMDVQSHPPEMLERFRKALREARYTVGITFDSQNGNWSDLVSWTAEIVVKSIKGEGDR, encoded by the exons ATGGCGGCAGTATCGCGGGCCCTCGTTCGACGCCTCACCGCCAGGATCGTAAGGTCCGGTCAAGGCCGGAAGCAGGCACCTGCTGTCCAAATTGCTGGTGCCACCGGCCATTGCGACGTCTTCATAAACCACAGGGGAGCCGACACGAAACGGACGATGGCCGGGCTGCTCTACGACCGCCTCGCCCAGCACAACCTCCGCCCGTTCCTGGATAACCGGACCATGGAGCCAGGAGACAAGCTCTACGACAGCATTAACAGCGCCATACTCAACTGCGAGGTCGGGATCGCCATCTTCTCTCCCAGGTACTCCGAGTCCTTCTTCTGCCTCCACGAGCTGGCGATGCTGGTCGAGGCCGGCAAGAAGATTATCCCGATCTTCTGCGACATCGAGCCCTCGGATCTCCTGGCGATGGACGTCCAGTCCCATCCGCCCGAGATGCTGGAGCGGTTCAGGAAGGCTCTTCGGGAGGCCAGGTACACGGTGGGCATCACGTTCGACTCCCAGAATGG GAACTGGTCGGATTTGGTGTCATGGACTGCAGAGATCGTGGTGAAGAGTATAAAAGGGGAAGGGGACCGCTGA
- the LOC103714644 gene encoding uncharacterized protein LOC103714644: protein MTFLGGSAGSNLQRFLDRTTPVVPSRSLPKSCLEDLNQLWHPWDYDTVEYFGLQDLWDCYDEWSAYGAGTPIALDGGEMLVQYYVPYLSAIQIYTSASSLSNIRNRKEERETGVPEMREFGNSCCDDGKCDELWRSSGSSSEDCDFYQDNLWHLRDRLGYLYFRYFETSAPYGRVPLKDKISELAQEFPGLSTLRSVDLSPASWMAVAWYPIYHIPLRRTVKDLSACFLTYHTLSSSFQDAGPHEEMECAERRKKDREGISLPPFGLATYKMQGRVWVSGGDGRDLDRLLSLFSAADSWLKQLGVQHHDFNYFMGIRHG, encoded by the exons ATGACTTTCCTCGGAGGGTCCGCCGGTTCCAACCTCCAACGCTTTCTCGATCGAACCACGCCTGTCGTCCCGTCGCGCTCCCTCCCAAAG TCGTGTCTCGAAGACCTGAACCAGCTGTGGCACCCGTGGGACTACGACACCGTCGAGTACTTCGGGCTGCAAGATCTCTGGGATTGCTACGACGAGTGGAGCGCCTACGGTGCCGGCACTCCCATCGCCCTCGACGGCGGCGAGATGCTCGTCCAGTACTACGTCCCTTACCTCTCCGCCATCCAAATCTATACTAGTGCTTCATCCCTGTCCAACATCAG GAACcgtaaggaagaaagagaaaccGGTGTCCCGGAGATGAGGGAGTTCGGTAATTCTTGCTGTGATGATGGTAAGTGCGACGAGCTATGGAGATCCAGTGGTAGCTCGTCCGAGGACTGCGATTTCTATCAGGACAACTTGTGGCATTTGCGGGATAGGTTGGGCTATCTCTACTTCCGGTACTTTGAGACGTCTGCACCATATGGAAGGGTGCCTCTCAAGGATAAG ATTAGTGAATTGGCCCAGGAATTCCCAGGATTGTCGACTCTGAGGAGTGTGGATCTATCACCGGCTAGCTGGATGGCAGTGGCCTG GTACCCAATTTATCACATTCCCTTACGCAGAACTGTGAAGGATTTGTCGGCATGCTTCCTCACGTACCACACGCTCTCGTCTTCATTCCAAG ACGCCGGGCCCCACGAAGAGATGGAATGCGccgaaaggaggaagaaggatagaGAAGGGATCTCGCTCCCTCCATTTGGCCTGGCCACCTATAAGATGCAGGGGAGGGTGTGGGTCTCGGGAGGTGACGGCAGGGATCTCGATCGATTGCTGTCGCTGTTCAGTGCCGCAGATTCGTGGCTAAAGCAGCTCGGGGTGCAACACCACGACTTCAATTACTTTATGGGGATTCGCCATGGCTGA